A portion of the Rhodococcus pseudokoreensis genome contains these proteins:
- a CDS encoding RluA family pseudouridine synthase encodes MRETRSMPVPDGLEAMRVDAGLARLLGLSRTAVAQLTEEGSVLVDGAPVGKSDRLSAGTWLEVELPEPPRPLTIEAEPVEGMEILYADDDVVAVDKPVGVAAHASVGWTGPTVIGGLAAAGFRISTSGAHERQGIVHRLDVGTSGVMVVATSERAYTLLKRAFKQRTIDKRYHALVQGHPDPSSGTIDAPIGRHRSNDWKFAVTADGKPSITHYDTVEAFQAASLLDIHLETGRTHQIRVHFAALRHPCCGDLTYGADPRLAERLGLERQWLHARSLGFAHPADGRWVEITSKYPKDLEDALGVLRAN; translated from the coding sequence GTGAGGGAAACACGGTCGATGCCGGTCCCGGATGGGCTCGAAGCGATGCGGGTCGACGCCGGCCTCGCTCGACTGCTCGGTCTGTCGCGCACCGCGGTCGCCCAGCTCACCGAGGAAGGCTCGGTGCTCGTCGACGGCGCTCCCGTCGGCAAGTCCGACCGGCTGTCCGCAGGCACCTGGCTGGAGGTGGAACTGCCCGAACCGCCGCGGCCGCTGACCATCGAGGCGGAACCCGTCGAGGGCATGGAGATCCTGTACGCCGACGACGACGTGGTCGCCGTCGACAAACCCGTCGGGGTCGCGGCCCACGCCAGTGTCGGGTGGACCGGTCCGACGGTGATCGGCGGCCTCGCCGCCGCGGGCTTCCGGATCTCGACGTCCGGTGCGCACGAGCGCCAGGGCATCGTGCACCGGCTGGACGTCGGTACGTCCGGAGTGATGGTGGTGGCCACGTCGGAGCGCGCCTACACACTCCTCAAGCGCGCGTTCAAGCAGCGGACCATCGACAAGCGGTACCACGCGCTGGTGCAGGGGCACCCGGATCCGAGCAGCGGAACCATCGACGCCCCCATCGGCAGGCACCGCAGCAACGACTGGAAGTTCGCGGTCACCGCGGACGGCAAACCCAGCATCACCCACTACGACACGGTCGAGGCGTTCCAGGCGGCGAGCCTGCTCGACATCCACCTGGAGACGGGCCGGACCCATCAGATCCGCGTCCACTTCGCCGCGCTGCGGCACCCGTGCTGCGGCGACCTCACGTACGGGGCCGACCCGCGGCTGGCCGAACGCCTCGGGCTGGAGCGTCAGTGGCTGCACGCCCGGTCGCTCGGGTTCGCGCATCCCGCGGACGGGCGGTGGGTCGAGATCACGTCCAAGTACCCGAAGGATCTCGAGGACGCTCTCGGGGTTCTGCGGGCGAACTGA
- the rarD gene encoding EamA family transporter RarD, which yields MTAWKAETVGAACGVGAYVLWGAFPAFFGLLGPAGSVEILAHRVVWTLALMFLVLAVSGRLHSLRGLSARTWLLVAAASTAIAVNWGTYIYGVTSDRVVETALGYFINPLVSVLLGVVIFRERLVPAQIVALALATVAVIVITVDYGHPPYIALTLAASFALYGLCKKVMPLDPRTSLTAEGIVAAPVAVGYLVFLALTGTGTFLGFGIGHTLLLMAAGPVTALPLLLFGAAAQRVPLRTLGMLQYLTPALQMAWGVAVLHEDMPASRWIGFALIWVALAIFSTDALVRVRRERRNPAPSQAPVP from the coding sequence GTGACGGCGTGGAAAGCGGAAACCGTGGGCGCCGCCTGCGGAGTCGGCGCCTACGTGCTGTGGGGCGCGTTCCCGGCGTTCTTCGGTCTCCTCGGCCCGGCCGGGTCGGTGGAGATCCTCGCGCACCGCGTGGTGTGGACGCTCGCCCTCATGTTTCTCGTCCTCGCGGTCTCCGGCCGGCTCCACTCGCTGCGCGGGCTCAGCGCGCGCACCTGGCTGCTGGTCGCGGCCGCATCGACGGCCATCGCGGTCAATTGGGGCACCTACATCTACGGGGTCACGTCGGACCGGGTGGTCGAGACCGCGCTCGGGTATTTCATCAACCCGTTGGTGAGCGTGCTCCTGGGCGTCGTGATCTTCCGGGAACGGCTCGTCCCGGCCCAGATCGTCGCGCTCGCCCTCGCCACGGTCGCGGTGATCGTGATCACCGTCGACTACGGGCATCCGCCGTACATCGCGCTCACCCTGGCCGCCTCGTTCGCGCTGTACGGGCTGTGCAAGAAGGTGATGCCGCTCGACCCGCGGACGAGCCTCACCGCCGAGGGCATCGTGGCCGCACCCGTCGCGGTCGGCTACCTGGTGTTCCTCGCCCTCACCGGAACAGGCACGTTCCTCGGGTTCGGCATCGGGCACACCCTGCTGCTGATGGCCGCGGGCCCGGTGACCGCCCTGCCGCTGCTGCTGTTCGGCGCGGCGGCGCAACGGGTGCCGTTGCGCACACTCGGCATGCTGCAGTACCTGACACCGGCGCTGCAGATGGCGTGGGGCGTCGCCGTTCTCCACGAGGACATGCCCGCGTCGCGGTGGATCGGATTCGCCCTGATCTGGGTGGCGCTCGCGATCTTCAGTACCGATGCGCTGGTACGGGTCCGGCGCGAGCGGCGCAATCCCGCCCCGTCCCAGGCGCCCGTCCCGTAA